A stretch of the Candidatus Beckwithbacteria bacterium genome encodes the following:
- a CDS encoding PH domain-containing protein — translation MPEIYSASAKQANPTSQAKKSQPQSQQILKDIQSELVKIQTGVLSGFKTFPTKVKFETQEDQEKIILLLRRHFITNVSWIVTSFIMVLAPFIAPYLGILSFLPTRFQLVTFMFWYLFVIAYILENFLSWYFNVYIITDERVVDVDFYSLVYKRISDCKIDKIEDVTFTQGGLLQSVFNYGWINIQTAAEITEFEFEAVPRPAQVVKVLNQLLVQEEQEKIEGRVR, via the coding sequence ATGCCGGAAATTTATTCTGCTAGTGCTAAACAAGCAAACCCAACCAGTCAAGCTAAAAAATCCCAGCCTCAAAGTCAACAGATTTTGAAGGATATCCAGTCTGAATTAGTTAAAATCCAAACGGGTGTATTGTCTGGCTTTAAAACTTTCCCAACTAAAGTCAAATTTGAAACTCAGGAAGATCAAGAAAAAATTATCTTGTTGCTGAGACGACATTTTATCACCAATGTTTCCTGGATTGTAACTAGCTTTATTATGGTTTTAGCTCCATTTATAGCACCTTATTTGGGTATACTTTCTTTTCTACCGACTCGTTTTCAATTGGTAACTTTTATGTTCTGGTATTTATTTGTCATTGCCTATATTTTAGAAAACTTTTTATCCTGGTATTTTAATGTTTATATTATTACTGACGAACGAGTAGTTGATGTGGATTTTTATTCTCTAGTCTATAAACGGATTTCTGATTGTAAAATTGATAAAATTGAAGATGTTACTTTTACTCAAGGTGGCTTGCTGCAATCAGTTTTTAACTATGGTTGGATCAATATTCAAACTGCCGCTGAAATCACTGAATTTGAGTTTGAAGCTGTACCCAGACCAGCTCAGGTAGTCAAAGTATTAAATCAATTGCTAGTACAAGAAGAGCAAGAAAAAATTGAAGGGAGAGTACGTTAA
- the smpB gene encoding SsrA-binding protein SmpB yields MKIINRKARFNYELLDRFETGIVLTGAEVKSAKAGHVSLAQAHVRLMGGELFLINATISPYKFAGNQDEQEPNRIRKLLMHKSELLSLTKKMESSNLTLAPTAMYTKHHKVKVEIALARGKKQHQKKQKIKEQDLDREAQKILKTIT; encoded by the coding sequence ATGAAAATCATCAATCGTAAAGCTAGATTTAACTATGAGCTGCTGGACCGGTTTGAAACTGGAATTGTGTTAACTGGAGCCGAAGTCAAAAGTGCTAAGGCTGGTCATGTATCTCTGGCCCAGGCCCATGTGCGCTTAATGGGTGGAGAGCTGTTTTTAATCAATGCCACTATTTCTCCTTACAAATTTGCGGGCAATCAGGATGAGCAAGAACCGAATCGGATCAGAAAACTTTTAATGCACAAAAGCGAACTATTATCTTTGACTAAAAAAATGGAAAGTAGTAATTTGACTCTAGCGCCAACAGCTATGTACACCAAACACCATAAAGTTAAAGTAGAAATTGCCTTAGCGCGGGGTAAAAAACAGCATCAGAAAAAACAGAAAATAAAAGAGCAGGATTTGGATCGGGAAGCTCAAAAAATATTAAAGACTATTACTTAA